The Crocosphaera sp. UHCC 0190 genome has a window encoding:
- a CDS encoding GUN4 domain-containing protein gives MMETVPIPVVMALPATQISRVAKEITVLIEGPGNNGTGVIINKRGNAYTLLTAGHVVASIHSGEEAYALTQDGQRHQINTRNISIILGVDLAIVEFVSNRNYSTAKLGNGERLLEGMTVYVAGFPLPTAAIDRSIYTFVPGKVTSASSQGLKDGYGLIYNNNTLPGMSGGPVLNEQGEVVAIHGRADTAQTQATGYDNIYVKTGLNLGIPLSQAILGQIQPTTPTQTALQHPPEIIIDPVPNYRVPVSSSLVSQATGVDYTSLRDLLKARQWEKADARTYDLIVMAGDRDHSGGITSTELEDIACEDLQTIDRLWLEYSQGKFGFSVQKRIYETVGNFAQVDVNAYRQFAQIVGWKKASNDNGGYYLYDELNFSLNAPSGHLPRWSWGLNIAVVYSRMSYLTERLNECKL, from the coding sequence ATGATGGAAACTGTCCCCATACCCGTTGTCATGGCCTTACCAGCGACTCAAATAAGTCGGGTTGCTAAGGAAATTACGGTCTTAATTGAAGGGCCAGGAAACAACGGCACTGGGGTTATTATTAATAAAAGGGGTAATGCCTACACTCTCTTAACAGCAGGCCATGTGGTTGCTTCTATCCACTCAGGGGAAGAAGCTTATGCCTTAACTCAAGATGGACAGCGACACCAGATAAACACCCGTAATATTTCAATTATCTTAGGGGTAGATCTCGCAATAGTTGAGTTTGTCAGCAACCGTAACTATTCTACGGCAAAATTAGGCAATGGGGAGCGTCTTCTTGAAGGGATGACGGTTTATGTGGCGGGGTTTCCCTTACCTACTGCTGCCATTGACCGGTCTATTTATACTTTTGTTCCTGGAAAGGTAACATCCGCTTCATCTCAGGGGTTAAAGGATGGATATGGGCTAATTTATAACAATAATACCTTACCAGGGATGAGTGGGGGGCCGGTATTGAATGAGCAGGGGGAAGTGGTTGCTATTCATGGTAGGGCTGATACTGCCCAAACCCAAGCAACAGGTTACGATAATATTTATGTTAAAACGGGGCTTAATTTGGGGATTCCTTTAAGTCAGGCTATCTTAGGACAAATTCAACCTACTACCCCGACGCAAACGGCTTTACAACACCCCCCGGAGATTATTATAGACCCCGTGCCTAATTATAGGGTTCCTGTGTCTTCTAGCCTAGTTTCTCAGGCCACTGGGGTTGATTATACCTCGTTACGAGATTTATTGAAAGCCCGTCAATGGGAAAAGGCAGATGCAAGAACTTATGATTTAATAGTAATGGCAGGGGATAGGGATCATTCTGGGGGAATTACAAGTACAGAATTAGAAGATATTGCTTGTGAAGATTTACAAACAATTGATCGACTTTGGTTAGAATATTCTCAAGGAAAATTTGGGTTTAGTGTGCAAAAACGCATCTATGAAACCGTGGGAAATTTTGCTCAAGTTGATGTGAATGCTTATCGTCAATTTGCCCAAATAGTAGGGTGGAAAAAAGCAAGTAATGATAATGGGGGTTATTATTTATATGATGAGCTTAATTTCTCTTTAAATGCGCCATCAGGTCATTTACCGCGTTGGAGTTGGGGGTTAAATATTGCGGTGGTTTATAGTCGAATGTCTTATTTAACTGAGAGATTAAATGAATGTAAGTTGTGA
- a CDS encoding COP23 domain-containing protein, with protein sequence MMKSNLLRTVATLAATAIASPFLVNSSTQARSASTSFVCDTWQGVPATVAVTPNKDDVPVLLWGSQHFSDSGYDPRTRCQLVSNRFQYFYESGQLNYITTGLMNRMPVVCVTDTYGGSCNGLLFTLKPGSNPSQILQELMAVRFREKGPLNETLGRVYINFQDYLNKAKTSNQKFDPENARLMGDR encoded by the coding sequence ATGATGAAATCCAACTTATTAAGAACAGTTGCCACCCTTGCAGCAACGGCAATTGCAAGTCCTTTTCTGGTAAACTCCTCTACACAGGCAAGAAGTGCAAGTACCAGTTTTGTCTGTGATACTTGGCAGGGTGTCCCTGCTACTGTCGCTGTCACACCGAATAAAGATGATGTCCCTGTGTTACTATGGGGGTCTCAACATTTTAGCGACTCTGGTTATGATCCCCGCACCCGTTGTCAGTTAGTCTCTAATCGTTTTCAATATTTTTATGAGAGTGGGCAATTAAACTATATTACCACTGGACTGATGAACCGGATGCCTGTGGTTTGTGTGACGGATACCTATGGTGGTAGTTGTAATGGATTATTATTTACCTTGAAACCAGGCAGTAACCCTAGCCAAATATTACAAGAGTTAATGGCGGTACGCTTCAGGGAAAAAGGCCCCTTAAATGAAACTTTAGGCCGAGTTTACATCAATTTTCAGGACTATTTAAACAAGGCAAAAACCTCTAATCAAAAATTCGATCCTGAAAATGCTAGACTAATGGGCGATCGCTAG
- the ldpA gene encoding circadian clock protein LdpA — translation MSNILSPLQSLKAGQWFKLICGASFQDLPAIRSLAFVYTLAGADCIDVAADPAVITAAQDGINMASQWGKIAQNKGFPGINKPWLMVSLNDGEDPHFRKAYFNPESCPPDCPRPCESICPAQAITQEGVIDRRCYGCGRCLPICPLKLIDTRSHIITPTAIASLIETMGIDAIEIHTKVGREREFSQLWQQLFPWVSQLKLIAISCPDGEGLINYLQTLYELISPLPCPLIWQTDGRPMSGDIGQGTTHATIKLGQKVLKANLPGYVQVAGGTNHYTAPKLKELGLLNDGITTSQSVAGIAYGSYGRCLLSPLLETLERQAMSLNTSNWLENSPELLWQAVETAYSLVSQLKEGNTSTRASVNRFL, via the coding sequence GTGAGCAATATATTATCTCCCTTGCAGTCACTCAAAGCAGGACAATGGTTTAAGCTGATCTGTGGCGCGAGTTTCCAAGACTTGCCAGCCATCCGTAGTTTGGCCTTTGTTTATACCTTAGCGGGTGCAGACTGCATTGATGTGGCCGCCGATCCAGCAGTCATTACTGCTGCCCAAGATGGGATAAACATGGCTAGTCAGTGGGGAAAAATTGCTCAAAACAAGGGGTTTCCAGGGATAAATAAACCCTGGTTAATGGTCAGTTTAAACGATGGGGAAGATCCCCACTTTCGCAAAGCCTATTTTAACCCTGAAAGCTGTCCTCCCGACTGTCCCCGGCCCTGTGAGTCTATCTGTCCGGCCCAGGCCATTACTCAAGAAGGGGTGATTGATCGACGATGTTATGGATGTGGTCGTTGTTTACCAATCTGTCCCCTCAAGCTGATCGACACGCGATCGCATATTATTACTCCAACGGCGATCGCGTCCCTGATTGAAACCATGGGTATAGATGCCATTGAAATCCACACCAAAGTAGGCCGAGAAAGAGAATTTAGTCAACTGTGGCAACAATTATTCCCTTGGGTTTCTCAATTAAAACTCATTGCCATTAGTTGTCCCGACGGTGAAGGGTTAATTAACTATTTACAAACCCTCTATGAACTGATTTCTCCCTTACCCTGTCCCTTAATTTGGCAAACAGATGGTCGTCCCATGAGTGGAGACATAGGCCAAGGAACTACCCATGCAACCATCAAACTAGGCCAAAAAGTCCTGAAAGCTAACTTACCAGGATATGTCCAAGTCGCGGGAGGAACGAACCATTATACAGCCCCAAAATTGAAGGAATTGGGTCTTTTAAATGATGGGATAACCACCAGTCAATCTGTGGCCGGCATTGCCTATGGAAGTTATGGCCGTTGTTTATTATCTCCCCTGTTAGAAACATTAGAAAGACAAGCCATGTCCTTAAACACAAGCAATTGGCTGGAAAATTCCCCCGAATTACTCTGGCAAGCCGTCGAAACCGCCTATTCTCTGGTTTCGCAGTTGAAAGAAGGGAATACTTCGACAAGGGCCAGTGTAAACAGATTCCTATAA
- a CDS encoding R3H domain-containing nucleic acid-binding protein, producing MLDPKTNPFLNQSDLPLLVKVPSIPQNALSQRMQITDDLDKLLDILPLAIRHHVRENPKHDQLIEVVMDLGRLPEARFPDEAVYLGETPISAEDLQHCIKGVGTFSGDNRAGIERTLHRISAIRNRSGDIIGLTCRMGRAVFGTISMIRDLVETGKSLLLLGRPGVGKTTALREIARVLADDFNKRVVIIDTSNEIAGDGDIPHPAIGRARRMQVARPELQHQVMIEAVENHMPEVIVIDEIGTELEALAARTIAERGVQLVGTAHGNRIENLLKNPTLSDLVGGIQAVTLGDDEARRRGSQKTVLERKAPPTFDIAIEMLERQRWVVHEDVAHTIDILLRNGEPNPQMRTVDENGEVQITQEQPKTFSTQGTSSRGLMETMERPTGWRTSGRMTPVAPFSPKKGAGLTSASEFDRLLEASWCQPEDKGDKVRVPGPNGEDFPVYIYPYGIGRSQLEQVVEILNLPIVLTKDLDNADVVIALRSHLKNQPKLRQMAKVRQIPIHGVKSNTIPQITRTLQRLLGMDEAKVPETADLRLFTRGGNDDELDALEEARLAVEQIVLPKGQPVELLPRSPKVRKMQHELVEHYHLQSDSFGEEPNRRLRIYPA from the coding sequence ATGTTAGACCCCAAAACAAATCCTTTTTTAAATCAATCCGACCTACCCCTATTAGTAAAAGTGCCATCAATACCCCAAAACGCTTTATCCCAACGGATGCAGATTACCGACGATCTCGATAAACTGCTAGATATCCTACCCTTAGCAATTCGTCATCACGTCAGAGAAAATCCCAAACATGACCAATTAATTGAAGTGGTAATGGACTTGGGAAGATTACCAGAAGCCCGTTTTCCTGATGAGGCGGTTTATCTCGGCGAAACCCCCATTTCTGCGGAAGACTTACAACATTGTATCAAAGGCGTTGGAACCTTTAGCGGGGACAACCGGGCCGGAATTGAACGAACCCTACACCGTATCAGTGCTATTCGTAACCGCAGTGGGGATATTATTGGCTTAACCTGTCGTATGGGCCGGGCCGTCTTTGGTACTATCAGCATGATTCGGGATTTAGTGGAAACCGGAAAATCTCTCTTGCTGTTAGGTCGTCCAGGGGTGGGAAAAACCACCGCCCTGCGGGAAATTGCCAGGGTTCTCGCCGACGATTTTAACAAACGGGTGGTTATTATTGACACCTCTAACGAAATTGCGGGAGATGGGGACATTCCTCACCCTGCCATTGGCCGGGCCCGACGAATGCAGGTGGCCCGTCCTGAATTACAGCATCAGGTGATGATCGAGGCCGTAGAAAACCATATGCCTGAAGTGATCGTCATTGATGAAATTGGCACAGAATTAGAAGCGTTGGCGGCCCGAACTATTGCGGAACGGGGTGTACAGTTAGTGGGGACGGCCCACGGCAACCGGATCGAAAATTTGCTGAAAAATCCCACCCTTTCTGACTTAGTCGGAGGTATTCAAGCGGTAACATTGGGAGATGACGAGGCCCGACGGCGCGGTTCACAGAAAACCGTGTTAGAACGGAAGGCCCCCCCGACTTTTGACATTGCGATTGAAATGCTGGAACGTCAACGGTGGGTAGTTCATGAAGATGTGGCCCATACTATTGATATTCTTTTGAGAAATGGGGAACCGAACCCCCAAATGAGAACGGTTGATGAAAATGGGGAAGTGCAAATTACCCAGGAACAACCGAAGACATTCTCGACTCAAGGGACTTCTAGTCGTGGCCTGATGGAAACGATGGAACGGCCAACCGGTTGGCGAACCTCTGGACGCATGACCCCGGTGGCCCCTTTTAGCCCAAAAAAAGGCGCGGGTCTGACTTCTGCTTCGGAGTTTGACCGTCTTTTAGAAGCGTCTTGGTGTCAACCGGAGGATAAAGGGGATAAGGTAAGGGTTCCGGGCCCCAACGGGGAAGATTTTCCTGTCTATATCTATCCCTATGGTATCGGGCGATCGCAGTTGGAACAGGTGGTGGAAATTCTCAATTTACCGATTGTCTTAACGAAGGATCTTGATAATGCGGATGTGGTGATCGCTTTGCGTTCTCACCTCAAAAATCAACCTAAGTTACGTCAAATGGCTAAGGTGCGCCAAATTCCAATTCATGGGGTTAAATCTAACACAATCCCCCAAATTACTCGTACTTTGCAACGGTTGTTAGGCATGGATGAGGCGAAAGTCCCGGAAACGGCAGATTTACGCTTGTTTACCCGTGGGGGTAATGATGATGAGTTGGATGCTTTGGAGGAGGCCAGACTCGCAGTTGAACAAATTGTACTGCCGAAAGGTCAACCTGTGGAGTTGTTACCGCGATCGCCTAAAGTCCGAAAAATGCAGCATGAATTAGTGGAACATTATCATTTACAATCTGATAGTTTTGGGGAGGAACCTAACCGCAGATTAAGGATTTATCCGGCTTAG